A region from the Aeromicrobium choanae genome encodes:
- a CDS encoding RNA polymerase sigma factor — protein sequence MDEARVVEQVWRQESSRLLGALLRITRSVDRAEDLAQEALAQALESWPRTGVPDNPAAWLMNTAKRRAIDQFRAGERQLRAYAEVGAGTREAYEAEFDEALAEEHVRDDVLRLMFTCCHPALTPESRTVLTLRLVAGLSTREIARAFLSSESTVASRISRAKRTLADARAPMEEPVGQERAERLDSVMSAVYLVFNEGHTATEGEDWTRPDLCREAVRLAAILASVTPSEPEAHALLALLELQSSRLASRVGPGGEPVLLADQDRSRWDADAISRGTAALDVAVRLGGDGPYVLQAAIAAEHARAASVETTDWERIAGLYARLARATGSLVVELNRAVALGRARGPEAGLAVVDDLMTAPALARYHLLPSVRGDLLEQLGRHDEAAAEFRRAAGLASNDRERALLRARAEAQGPSR from the coding sequence ATGGACGAGGCGCGCGTGGTCGAGCAGGTGTGGCGGCAGGAGTCGTCACGCCTGCTCGGCGCGCTGCTGCGCATCACGCGCAGCGTCGACCGCGCCGAGGACCTGGCGCAGGAGGCCCTTGCGCAGGCCCTGGAGTCCTGGCCCCGCACGGGCGTCCCGGACAACCCGGCGGCGTGGCTGATGAACACGGCCAAGCGCCGTGCGATCGACCAGTTCCGGGCGGGGGAGCGGCAGCTCCGTGCCTACGCCGAGGTCGGCGCCGGCACGCGCGAGGCGTACGAGGCCGAGTTCGACGAGGCGCTGGCCGAGGAGCACGTGCGCGACGACGTGCTGCGGCTCATGTTCACGTGCTGCCACCCGGCGCTCACGCCCGAGAGCCGCACCGTGCTGACGCTGCGGCTCGTCGCCGGCCTCAGCACCCGTGAGATCGCGCGGGCCTTCCTGTCGTCGGAGTCCACGGTCGCCTCGCGGATCTCGCGGGCGAAGCGCACGCTCGCGGATGCGCGTGCCCCGATGGAGGAGCCGGTGGGGCAGGAGCGGGCCGAGCGGCTCGACTCGGTGATGTCCGCGGTGTACCTGGTCTTCAACGAGGGCCACACGGCCACCGAGGGCGAGGACTGGACCCGACCCGACCTGTGTCGTGAGGCGGTCCGGCTGGCGGCGATCCTGGCGTCCGTCACGCCGTCCGAGCCCGAGGCGCACGCGCTCCTGGCGCTGCTGGAGCTGCAGTCGTCGCGGCTCGCGTCGCGCGTCGGCCCGGGCGGCGAGCCCGTGCTGCTGGCCGATCAGGACCGCTCGCGCTGGGACGCCGACGCGATCTCCCGAGGGACGGCCGCGCTCGACGTCGCCGTACGGCTCGGCGGCGACGGGCCGTACGTCCTCCAGGCGGCGATCGCGGCGGAGCACGCCCGCGCCGCCTCGGTCGAGACCACCGACTGGGAGCGAATCGCCGGTCTCTACGCCCGGTTGGCGCGGGCGACGGGCTCCCTCGTCGTCGAGCTGAACCGCGCGGTCGCCCTCGGGCGGGCGCGAGGCCCTGAGGCGGGGCTCGCGGTGGTCGACGACCTCATGACGGCCCCCGCCCTGGCGCGGTACCACCTGCTGCCCAGCGTGCGGGGCGACCTGCTGGAGCAGCTCGGGCGCCACGACGAGGCGGCGGCCGAGTTCCGCCGCGCGGCCGGTCTCGCCTCGAACGACCGTGAGCGCGCCCTGCTGCGGGCGCGGGCCGAGGCGCAGGGCCCCAGCCGTTAG
- a CDS encoding YciI family protein, translating to MKFMTMVHETHRPTDEPPIELFAAIGELQAKATAEGTFVQAGGLAPMEMQGAIVSLSGGSITTTDGPYVEVKELVGGYAVYDVPDLDTAVRKAQGFLQVHQNAWPGWEGWVEVRPIFEAPPA from the coding sequence CGCCCCACCGACGAGCCGCCGATCGAGCTGTTCGCCGCCATCGGAGAGCTGCAGGCCAAGGCCACGGCCGAGGGCACGTTCGTCCAGGCCGGAGGTCTGGCCCCGATGGAGATGCAGGGAGCGATCGTCAGCCTCAGCGGCGGCTCGATCACCACGACGGACGGTCCGTACGTGGAGGTGAAGGAGCTCGTCGGCGGCTACGCCGTCTACGACGTGCCCGACCTCGACACGGCGGTCCGGAAGGCGCAGGGATTCCTGCAGGTCCACCAGAACGCCTGGCCGGGCTGGGAGGGCTGGGTCGAGGTTCGCCCGATCTTCGAGGCACCCCCGGCCTGA